Proteins encoded by one window of Elephas maximus indicus isolate mEleMax1 chromosome 5, mEleMax1 primary haplotype, whole genome shotgun sequence:
- the HNRNPDL gene encoding heterogeneous nuclear ribonucleoprotein D-like, whose amino-acid sequence MEVPPRLSHVPPPLFPSAPATLASRSLSYWRPRAPRQLAPLLPSLAPSSSRQGARRAQRHVTAQQPSRLAGGAAIKGGRRRRPDLFRRHFKSSSIQRSAAATAATRSARQHPAADNSATMEDMNEYSNIEEFAEGSKINASKNQQDDGKMFIGGLSWDTSKKDLTEYLSRFGEVVDCTIKTDPVTGRSRGFGFVLFKDAASVDKVLELKEHKLDGKLIDPKRAKALKGKEPPKKVFVGGLSPDTSEEQIKEYFGAFGEIENIELPMDTKTNERRGFCFITYTDEEPVKKLLESRYHQIGSGKCEIKVAQPKEVYRQQQQQQKGGRGATAGGRGGTRGRGRGQGQNWNQGFNNYYDQGYGNYNSAYGGDQNYSGYGGYDYTGYNYGNYGYGQGYADYSGQQSTYGKASRGGGNHQNNYQPY is encoded by the exons CCCCGGCTTTCCCATGTGCCGCCGCCATTGTTCCCCTCCGCTCCCGCTACTTTAGCCTCCCGCAGCCTCTCCTATTGGCGACCGCGGGCGCCGCGGCAGCTCGCTCCGCTCCTCCCTTCGCTCGCTCCCAGCTCCTCCCGGCAGGGGGCGCGCCGGGCCCAGCGCCACGTCACCGCCCAGCAGCCCTCCCGATTGGCGGGTGGGGCGGCTATAAAGGGAGGTCGCAGGCGGCGCCCAGATCTCTTCCGCCGCCATTTTAAATCCAGTTCCATACAACGCTCCGCCGCCGCTACTGCCGCGACTCGATCTGCGCGCCAGCACCCCGCTGCCGACAACTCCGCCACAATGGAGGACATGAACGAATACAGCAACATAGAGGAATTCGCAGAGGGATCCAAGATCAATGCGAGCAAGAATCAGCAGGATGACGG TAAAATGTTTATTGGAGGCTTGAGCTGGGATACAAGCAAGAAGGATCTGACTGAGTATTTGTCTCgatttggagaggttgtagactGCACAATTAAAACAGATCCAGTCACTGGACGGTCAAGAGGATTTGGATTTGTGCTTTTCAAAGACGCTGCTAGTGTTGATAAG GTTTTGGAACTGAAAGAACACAAACTGGATGGCAAATTGATAGACCCCAAAAGGGCCAAAGCTTTAAAAGGGAAGGAACCCCCAAAAAAGGTTTTTGTGGGTGGATTGAGTCCAGATACTTCTGAAGAACAAATTAAGGAATATTTTGGCGCTTTCGGAGAG ATCGAAAATATTGAACTTCCCATGgatacaaaaacaaatgaaagaagagGATTTTGTTTTATCACATATACAGATGAAGAGCCTGTGAAGAAATTGTTAGAAAGCAGATACCATCAAATTGGTTCTGGGAAG TGTGAAATCAAAGTTGCACAACCCAAAGAGGTATAtagacagcaacagcaacaacagaaaggaggaagaggtgCCACAGCTGGTGGACGAGGTGGTACTAGGGGTCGTGGACGAG GTCAGGGCCAAAACTGGAACCAAGGATTTAATAACTATTATGATCAAGGATATGGAAATTACAATAGTGCCTATGGTGGTGATCAAAACTATAGTGGCTATGGCGGATATGATTATACTGGGTATAACTATGGGAACTATGGATATGGACAGGGATATGCAGACTACAGTG GCCAACAGAGCACGTATGGCAAGGCATCTCGAGGGGGTGGCAATCACCAAAACAATTACCAGCCATACTAA